ACATTAATAAAATCATAAAATTGTTAAGAAGTTGCTTGATTGTTAAAAAACTTGGCTAAAAATTATTTTTTTTGATTAAAAATTAAGAACTTAGGCATCCATTCAGTTAATTATAAAGAGATTTGGATGGCTTAGGCAAGTGAAAATTATAAAAGTGAAGTATGGAAAATCTTTATATTGAAGCAACAGAGTCTACTCCTTATGTGAATTTTAACTACGAAACAGGAGAATTTATATTGGAAGGAAAATCTGTTCCAACTGCTGCTAAAGAGTTTTATAAAGAAATTTTAGATTGGTTAGATGAATATGTAGAAAATCCACAGGATTCTACTAATTTATCGTTAAAGTTAGATTATTTTAATATTGTTTCTTCTAAACGAATATTATATATACTTTACAAACTAAATGAATTAGTTGAAAAGGGGTATAGCGTTAATTTAGAATGGCATTATCATGAAGACGAAGACGATATGTTAGAGGTAGGACAAGATTTTGCATTTATGGTGAAGATTCCTTTTAAATTTATTGAGTATAATCCTTTTGCTGAGGCTTAAGTTATTCTTATGCAAATTGTCATTTTTTCGGCTCCTGATAATTTTAAAGGTGAGCTGGAAATAGTTAAGCAATTATTAATACACAATGTTATTTTTCATTTAAGAAAACCTGGTATTTCTTATGAAAATTTGGTGACTTATTTATCTGAAATCCCAAGTGTTTTTCATTCCAAAATAGTTATTCATCAACACATTGAAGTATTGGAAAAATTTCAATTAAAAGGCTTTCACTGTACACGTAAATTTTTAGGTCAACATGGAAAAAATGTACAAAAAATAAGGAAAAAGTATTCAGGTTATTCCTTTTCCAAAAGCTGTCATACTTTAGAAGAACTCGATGCTATTAATGGCTATCATTATGTGTTTCTAAGCCCTGTTTTTGATAGTATTTCAAAAGCTCATTATTCTTCCAATTATTCTTTAGACGCTATTAATAGTGTATTAAAAAACAAAGTAACACCAGTAATTGCACTTGGAGGAATAAACCACAAAAATATATTGCAGTTACTAAAAAGTAACTTTAGTGGTATTGCCGTTTTAGGATATATTTGGAATAGCAGTCAACCGCTTGAAAACTTTAAAAAGTTGAACAAATTACTTACTCTTTAAATAGTATTAACTAATTGATATTGGTATAGTCATAGAAATAACTCCTCATTTTGAAAAACGATACGATAATGTACATTGTTTACCAGTAAAAAAAATCCCATTTATGATTCATTTTACCATCAATAATGTTGATAAAATTATTACTGTTAGAGCAATTTTACATACTTCTATTAGCCCTAAAAATTGGAAAAAATAGAAAATTTACCTACTCTTTAACCAAATCAAAACCGATATCTTTTCTGTAGTTTTTACCCTCAAAATTAATTTTATCGATGGTTGTATAAGATTTTTCTAATGCAGTAGGAATATCTTTTCCATAAGAAGAAATGGCCATTACTCTACCACCATTAGTTAATACATTAGCATTATCTAATTTTGTTCCTGCGTGAAAAACAATGCTATCATCTGTTTCGTTTAACCCTGTAACTTTTTTACCTTTTTCGTAGGCTTCTGGATAACCTTCTGAAACAAGCATGACAGTAGTAGCGGTTCTAGGATCAATTTTAATGTCTCTTTCAGATAGCGTACCTGTTGCTATACCATCAAAAAGCTCTAATAAATCTGATTTTAGTCGTAACATAACAACTTCAGTTTCAGGATCTCCCATTCTGCAATTATATTCAATTACATAAGGATCTTTTTTAACGTTAATTAACCCAAAGAAAATAAAACCAGAATATTCTATTTCTTCTTTTTTAAGTCCTTTGATGGTAGGGATGATAATTTGATTTTCTACTTTGTCTAAAAAGTCTTTATTTGCAAATGAAACAGGAGATATAGCTCCCATTCCTCCAGTATTTAACCCGGTATCTTTTTCACCAATTCTTTTATAATCCTTAGCAGCAGGAAGAATTTTGTATGAAGTACCATCGGTTACAACAAAAACGCTCACTTCAATACCATCTAAAAACTCTTCGATAACAACCGTATCACTAGCTGCACCAAATTTACCATTTAGCATTTCTTTTAGTTCAGCTTTTGCGTCTCCAAGGTCTTCTAAAATAAGTACACCTTTACCTGCTGCCAATCCATCTGCTTTCAGTACATAAGGAGCTTTCATCTTATCCAAAAATGCTAAGCCTTCTTCAAGATTATCTTTATTTACAGAAAAGTATTTAGCTGTAGGTATGTTGTGTCTTTTCATAAAGGCCTTAGAAAAGTCTTTACTACCTTCCAATTGAGCCCCTTCTTTTTTAGGACCAATAATACAAATATCCTTTAGTTCTTCTTCTTCAGCAAAAAAATCATGAATACCATTAACTAGCGGAGCTTCTGGACCTACAACAACAATTTTTATTGCCTTTTCAAGACAAAATTTACCAATTGCCCCAAAATCGTTAATATCTAGATCTACATTTGTCCCCTCTTTATCTGTTCCAGCATTACCTGGAGCTATAAAAAGTTTTTCTAATTGCGAACTTTGATTTAATTTCCAAGCAATAGCATGTTCTCTTCCTCCAGAACCAATAATTAATACATTCATTTTGCTAAAATTTTAGACAAAAATACTAAAGAATTGATTATGAGTAATTAGCTTTTAATTAGCAAAAGGAGAAAGATTTAAACAATTTATGATCATTAATACAAGATTATATTTTAATCTCTTTTATGGTATTTAGCAAAAATAGATAAGGATCTTGTTGTTTTACTTTAGCCAGAAACCATGAATAAAAAGCTGTTTTTTTAATTTCATTATCCACACTTACTACATTCGATTTTTTTGAAATAGTTAGAAGGTTTTTTTCTTGTACACTTGTTGGATCCTCTATGTATTTTTTAAATAATTTTAGAAAATATATGATGTCTTTATATTGAGGTAATTCTACAAGTTCTGTATTATTTTTTATGATGCTGTTAATCCTATTTAAGGCAATATCATCTTTTCCCATTTCTAATTGTAGAAGCATTTCAATAGAATTCTTTTTAAAAACCCATTCTTGCCCCATTATTTTTTTATACCAACCATCGGAGTGGTGCATTTGAATAAAAAACTTATTTGCTTTTTTATATGCTTTATGATAAG
This DNA window, taken from Flavobacteriales bacterium, encodes the following:
- a CDS encoding thiamine phosphate synthase, whose protein sequence is MQIVIFSAPDNFKGELEIVKQLLIHNVIFHLRKPGISYENLVTYLSEIPSVFHSKIVIHQHIEVLEKFQLKGFHCTRKFLGQHGKNVQKIRKKYSGYSFSKSCHTLEELDAINGYHYVFLSPVFDSISKAHYSSNYSLDAINSVLKNKVTPVIALGGINHKNILQLLKSNFSGIAVLGYIWNSSQPLENFKKLNKLLTL
- the purD gene encoding phosphoribosylamine--glycine ligase; amino-acid sequence: MNVLIIGSGGREHAIAWKLNQSSQLEKLFIAPGNAGTDKEGTNVDLDINDFGAIGKFCLEKAIKIVVVGPEAPLVNGIHDFFAEEEELKDICIIGPKKEGAQLEGSKDFSKAFMKRHNIPTAKYFSVNKDNLEEGLAFLDKMKAPYVLKADGLAAGKGVLILEDLGDAKAELKEMLNGKFGAASDTVVIEEFLDGIEVSVFVVTDGTSYKILPAAKDYKRIGEKDTGLNTGGMGAISPVSFANKDFLDKVENQIIIPTIKGLKKEEIEYSGFIFFGLINVKKDPYVIEYNCRMGDPETEVVMLRLKSDLLELFDGIATGTLSERDIKIDPRTATTVMLVSEGYPEAYEKGKKVTGLNETDDSIVFHAGTKLDNANVLTNGGRVMAISSYGKDIPTALEKSYTTIDKINFEGKNYRKDIGFDLVKE
- a CDS encoding DUF1987 domain-containing protein, whose protein sequence is MENLYIEATESTPYVNFNYETGEFILEGKSVPTAAKEFYKEILDWLDEYVENPQDSTNLSLKLDYFNIVSSKRILYILYKLNELVEKGYSVNLEWHYHEDEDDMLEVGQDFAFMVKIPFKFIEYNPFAEA